A section of the Engraulis encrasicolus isolate BLACKSEA-1 chromosome 8, IST_EnEncr_1.0, whole genome shotgun sequence genome encodes:
- the LOC134453897 gene encoding odorant receptor 131-2-like: MSENSSEQKILKGNDLVRLNITTALVQVLVWPFIYINLFMYYTYRKKPALWAEPRFSFFSQMLLADSALFLMTDFAVITIHVHLLMPLAFCVPFVAVMHGLTHVSPTFITAMCLERYVAVCFPLHHVSVFTPARTTGVLVVVWLLSALRPFVDLCIMLSTVPRSYLNGWNFCYYEIILVTKWHMQLRGNLFILNYLALIAILLCCYGAIIRVARRASGDDKKAAAKGQRTLLLHLLQLVLATLEVICPYYEAQIMRTADLNTYIIVRYFNFLAFVILSRAIIPLIYGLRDEKFLVAMKSVAAGWKGSKVHAGR; this comes from the coding sequence ATGTCTGAAAACAGCAGTGAACAGAAGATCCTGAAGGGCAACGACCTGGTGCGGCTGAACATCACCACGGCCCTGGTGCAGGTGCTGGTCTGGCCCTTCATCTACATCAACCTCTTCATGTACTACACCTACCGCAAGAAGCCGGCGCTGTGGGCCGAGCCgcgcttctccttcttctcccagATGCTGCTGGCCGACTCGGCCCTCTTCCTCATGACCGACTTTGCCGTGATCACCATCCACGTGCACCTGCTGATGCCGCTGGCGTTCTGCGTCCCGTTCGTGGCCGTCATGCACGGGCTGACGCACGTCTCGCCCACCTTCATCACCGCCATGTGCCTGGAGCGCTACGTGGCCGTCTGCTTCCCCCTGCACCACGTCAGCGTCTTCACCCCCGCCCGGACCACGGGCGTGCTGGTCGTGGTGTGGCTCTTGTCTGCCCTGCGGCCGTTCGTGGACCTGTGCATCATGCTCTCCACCGTGCCCCGAAGCTACCTGAACGGATGGAACTTCTGCTACTACGAGATCATCTTGGTGACCAAGTGGCACATGCAGCTGAGGGGAAACCTGTTTATTCTAAACTATCTCGCCCTCATCGCTATTCTGTTGTGCTGCTACGGGGCGATCATCCGGGTGGCGCGGAGGGCTTCGGGGGACGACAAGAAGGCGGCGGCCAAGGGCCAGCGCACCCTCCTGCTGCACCTGCTGCAGCTGGTGCTGGCCACGCTGGAGGTCATCTGCCCGTACTACGAGGCGCAGATCATGCGGACGGCGGACCTCAACACCTACATCATCGTGCGCTATTTCAACTTCTTGGCGTTTGTCATTCTGTCCAGGGCCATCATTCCGCTCATCTACGGCCTTAGGGATGAGAAGTTTTTGGTGGCCATGAAGAGTGTTGCCGCGGGGTGGAAGGGGAGCAAGGTTCACGCTGGCAGATGA